The Phycisphaeraceae bacterium genome segment ACTCGCGCTCGCCGGTGTTGAACTTCCAGCGCAGGGCGGCGTTGACGCCGTGCCGTCCCTGAATGCTGGTGAATACCACGCCGATCATCGGATCCCACGATTCGTTGCCGAAGGGATGCTTGCCGGTGGGAATGTCCAGCCCCGCGAGAATGCTGAAGCGCATGGTGTCGATCGGCCCGGTGTCGTGCTTCCACACGCGCCACTTGGCCATCAGATGCAGGTCGCCGAAGTGAAAATCGGTGGATTCGGTGTCGCTCACGCGCTCCTCCGCCCGGCGGTGAATGAGCGGAATGTTGAGAATCAGCGACAGGTCGTGCGTCAGCCCGTGGGCGATGGTGGTGTCCACCTGGAAGTCGTTGACCACGCGATCGAGATCGGTGGGGTCATCCTCCAGCCGGATGAACTGGTACGTCTGCCGCACCATCGTCACGCCCGGCGAGGGCTGCGCGGCGGAGATGTTGTGGAAGGACTGCTGCGCCGATGCGGCGCCGCTGACGAGCAAGGCGCCCACAATGGACAGACAGGTGACAGTGCGTTGGATGGGCATGTGAACTCCTGATCCAATCAACAAACGACTCGTCCGTGCGCCGCGGCTCTGTGAGCCATGTTCGGGTGTGCCACGGCTCTGTGAGCCGTGCGTGCGTCCCTCGATGACCAACCATGCAGGGTGTGCCGTGTACGACTTCATCACTTCCGCTCCGCGCATCACTCGCGCGCCCGCACGGCCGACACGGCCGTGGCACACGACATGGCGCGCCCGCACGGCCGACACGACCGTGGCACACTTCGATCGATCACGGCGTCTCGACTTTCACCAGCGTGAAGCCGCTCTGATCCACGGCTCGCGCCAGGGCGGCATACGTGGGCGGATTGGCCTTGTCCACATGGACTTTCACCGCGCCGTCGGCGAGGTTGATGTTGACGTCCGTCACGCCGCGCACGCGCCGCAACAGCAGGTCGATGTTGTTGGCGCAGAGCGGGCACGACATGCCATGCACGATCATCGTCACAGGTGACTGACGGACCGGCTCATCAGTCACACCGGCGGACGCGCCGGTCATCGAATCGCCGGTGGTCCTGGTCGAACTGCAGCCCGGCAACACAAGGAGGGCGGCGGCCATCACGGCCATGAACGGAATTTGGAATCGCATGACGGGTTCATCTCCCCGGCCTCGCTCTTCCGAGGGGAGGCGGACCGGCAGGGTCAGTGGTTGATGGAGTGACGAGCACGCCGCAGGGCGCGCAAGGGCGGCGCGAATGAGCGCGCCTAGGTCAACCAGACCCCGATGAACGCGTGGAAGCGGGCGCCCGCCACGGGGCGATGGACCCCGGCGAACACGGGCATGAAGGGGCGATGACTCGACCCGTCGATGCTGAACACGATCCGTCCCACCACGGGGGGCGAAGGCAGTTCCCACCGCTCGTTCGCCTGCGGCCGGGGCGTGGGGGCCACGGGTCGCTGCTCCGGCTCGGCGGGCCTGGCGCAGGGGCAGGCATCCACCGGGCAACACGGGCAAACGCCGCCGCACGTGCCGGGCGTGCCCACGACCATCCCCGCATCACCCGCATTCAGCGCGGCCATACCCCACGCGATGGACATCGCCGGGGTCAGCAGCAGCAGGATGGCGAGCAGGAATCGAAGAGCCATGAAGGGAATCCTACCGTCAACCGCACGGGAAATGAACCGATAAGAGTGTACACCCGGGCCGATTCTGGAATCGGGCGATGCACCATGATCGAGCAGACGCCAACTCCCGCATCCTGTCAAACCCGCCGGGCGTGGCGGTTATTCCGCCGCGTCGTGGTGCTCGCGCTGGTCATCACGCTGGGCTGGTACGGCTTCGGGCGCATCGTCGCCCCGCTTCGGGCGGTGCGGATCGTGGGTCCGGGCCAGTCCGTGCAGCCCGACGCCGCGGCCGAAGTCGCCAGGTCACCGGATGCGGGCGACACAACCGCCGGGGCGGCCGTTCCGCCCGCCGCGCCACCGGCCCGTCCCCCCAGGGCCGCCGCGCAGAACACGCTGCGCCTCGTCACCTGGAACATCGCGCACGGCCGGGGCTTGCACGAATCGAACTTCACCGGCGAGGTTCGGGACACGCGACTGGCGCGGCTGGCCGCCATCGCCCGGACGCTCAAGGAACTCAACGCCGACATCGTGATCCTCAACGAGGCGGACTTCGACTGCTCGTGGTCGCACCGCGTGAATCAGGCGAAGGTGATCGCCTCCGAAGCGGGCTACCCCTGGCGGGCGGAGCAGCGGAACTTCGACGCGTCGATTCCCTTCTTCGCCATGCGCTTCGGCAACGCGGTGCTGAGCCGCTGGCCGATCCGCCACGTCGAGCGCATCGACCACCCCGCCGCGCGCTGGTGGCAGGCGGCCTTGGCCGGGTGGAAGCGCGGCCTGCTCGCCGTAATCGATGTGCCGGGTCTGGGGCGGCTGAACGTGGTCGCCGCCCACCTCGACCAGTCGGCGATGGAAGAGGAGACGCGCATCGCCTCCGCCGAGTCGATCCGCGAGCGGCTGAAGCGCGATGACCTGCCCGCCATCATTGCCGGCGACCTCAACACCGCGCCGCCGGGCTTCCCCCGCGTGGTCGCCAAGCGGCTGGAGCGCACCGCGCTGTCGGTGTTCACCGACGATGGCGCATTCCATACGCTGCCCGTGGCCGACCCCGCGCCCGAGGATGCGACCTACCCCGCCCCCGACCCCAAGCGGGTGATCGACTGGATTCTCGTGCCGAGCGGCTGGCGGATCAACTCCCGCCGCGTGGTGGTGACGGATCTGTCGGATCACGCGCTGGTGGTGATGGAGGTGGGGGTGGGGCGGGTCGTTCGGTAGGGTGGGGTGAGGCCTTGAGAACCCCACCGGGTTTCATCGCGTCTGCACCAAGCGGTGGAATGCCCAAAGCGTCATCCCACCCGACGATGTGCTGCGTCGAATGTGGCCAACGGTTCACCCGGGCGGAGTCGTGGACTCGTCCGTCGAGACCTTCGTGAACACCAGCCGCTCCGCGCCGGGTGGTGCGCCTGGAGCGGTGGAGAGATTGAGCGTGAGTGTCGATCCGTTCGTACTGAATAGATACCTTCCGTGTTGCAGGTAATCCGCCTGTTCGAAACTGTCAAGGATTTCGAGACTTGAACCAGGTGGCGTCAGCAGCGCGGACTTGAACCGCAGCCGGATTGGGTGGCCAACGCCGGGCACTTGCAACAAACCCTCCGGCATTCCTGCCAGGTTGGTGATGTCGTCCGCGCCCTTGATCGTCAGCGACCATCGTGTCGCCTCGGGCTGGTTCTGATCGGCAACGTGCTCCCAGGCGCCCACCAACCGCGCATCGGCTGGCACCCTGAAGGGTGGCCTCGCCGTCCCGTCGGCGCCGCCGGGTACGTCGGTCTCAGAGGGCCGGCGGATCGCACTCAC includes the following:
- a CDS encoding heavy-metal-associated domain-containing protein; translation: MRFQIPFMAVMAAALLVLPGCSSTRTTGDSMTGASAGVTDEPVRQSPVTMIVHGMSCPLCANNIDLLLRRVRGVTDVNINLADGAVKVHVDKANPPTYAALARAVDQSGFTLVKVETP
- a CDS encoding transporter, with translation MPIQRTVTCLSIVGALLVSGAASAQQSFHNISAAQPSPGVTMVRQTYQFIRLEDDPTDLDRVVNDFQVDTTIAHGLTHDLSLILNIPLIHRRAEERVSDTESTDFHFGDLHLMAKWRVWKHDTGPIDTMRFSILAGLDIPTGKHPFGNESWDPMIGVVFTSIQGRHGVNAALRWKFNTGERESFVRAGDSKDDILYADFAYLYRIDPPQYTADTKGAWYLMAELNGTYETNGDHEWMIGPGIMYEARNWVFEASIQLPVLDDVDHRPPMAYTLGVGFRILF
- a CDS encoding endonuclease/exonuclease/phosphatase family protein encodes the protein MIEQTPTPASCQTRRAWRLFRRVVVLALVITLGWYGFGRIVAPLRAVRIVGPGQSVQPDAAAEVARSPDAGDTTAGAAVPPAAPPARPPRAAAQNTLRLVTWNIAHGRGLHESNFTGEVRDTRLARLAAIARTLKELNADIVILNEADFDCSWSHRVNQAKVIASEAGYPWRAEQRNFDASIPFFAMRFGNAVLSRWPIRHVERIDHPAARWWQAALAGWKRGLLAVIDVPGLGRLNVVAAHLDQSAMEEETRIASAESIRERLKRDDLPAIIAGDLNTAPPGFPRVVAKRLERTALSVFTDDGAFHTLPVADPAPEDATYPAPDPKRVIDWILVPSGWRINSRRVVVTDLSDHALVVMEVGVGRVVR